GTTCCCGAATGTCTTCCTTGCTCTCCAAGGCAGCTTGCTTGCCACGCTCCGGATTGGCACCGGCGCCCAGTCCTTCGGTCAGGTTGGTCCCTATCTGAAGTTTGTTGGGCACGCTGCTGCTTTTCAACGCCTGTTCATCGGTATTGCACACCACAAACTCCACGTCTTTAATGCCTTGGTTGAACATGTGGTTCACGGCATTACTTCCTCCTCCGCCCACGCCAATCACTTTAATGATTGACTTGGAGTGTGATGGCACCTCAAACTTGTACGATGAAACACTCATATTATCTTATCAATTACTCGTTAATAGTTCTGTTGCTTGTCGTCAAAATCGTCAATCAGCATGCTCTTGGTGCGCTCTACTATCTTGCTGAAGAATCCGGCGCCGCTGTTCTGTTTCTGGGCAGGCTTGGCTTCATTCACGGCTCTTGACGGCTCTGGGTTCTGCATCTCAGTGTAGCGGTTGGCACGCTCATCCAAGGCCTGGTAACCGGCCAGCACCAAACCAACGGTGGTAGCGTACATTGGGCTCTTCACAGAGTCTATCTTGCTTTTGCCTAAATGCTCATTCGGGTAACCAATGCGGGCATCTAAACCGGTCAAATATTCCACCAGCTGTACCAGATTCTGCAATTGGGCGCCACCGCCGGTGATCACCACGCCAGCCGCCAATTGGTTGGCATACCCGCTCCTAACAATTTCTGAATAGACAAGTTCAACAATTTCCTCCATTCTAGCTTCAATAATAAAAGCAAGGTTTTTCAAGGAAATTTCTTTAGGCGTACGGTCACGCAAGCCCGGGATAGAGACAATCTCATTTTCAGAAGCCTCATCGGCAATGGCTTTGCCAAACCGCACTTTTAATTGCTCGGCCTGGTTCTGCATGACCATGCAGCCCTGTTTGATGTCTGAAGTAATAATGTTCCCGCCAAACGGCAACACGGCGGTGTGCCGAATAATGTTGTCTTTGAAAATAGCCAAATCAGTAGTTCCACCGCCAATATCAATCAGGGCTACACCCGCCTCACGCTCTTCTTCGCTGAGCACGCTCATGCACGAGGCCAAAGGCTCCAGAATCAGCTGGTCAATCTCAAGCCCGGCGCGGTGAATGCACTTGTTGATGTTGTTGATGGCGTTTGACTGGGCCGTGATAATGTGGAAGTTGCCTTCCAGGCGCACACCTGACATGCCCACTGGGTCCATGATGCCGTCTTCGTAGTCTACTTTGTAGTCCTGGGGCATGACATGAATGATTTCGCTGCCAGGAGGGGTTACCAAACGGTACATGTCATTGGTGAGGCGGTTCACGTCTTCCACGGTGATCTCGCTGTCCACAGAGGTGCGCGTGATGCTGCCGTTGTGCTGCAAGCTCTTGATGTGCTGACCGGCAATGCCCACGTTCACTACCTTGATGTCAATGCCTGACTGCTCCTCTGCCTGACGGATTGCCTTGCGGATGGCCTCAACGGTTTTGTCAATGTTGCTCACCATGCCGCGCACCACCCCTTCAGACACCGCTTTACCCAATCCAAGGATCTCCAGCTTGCCGTACTCATTCTTTCTACCTACCAGCGCGCAAATCTTGGTTGTCCCAATGTCTAAGCCTACAACAATTTTGTCGTTCTGAGTCATATCAATATCTATTCACAAATAATCTGATCCTTGTATTCCACGTTCAGGCGGCTGTATTTCTCCCAGCCTACCACCGGCAGCACTTCTTTGTAGAAGACAAACAGTTTCCTGAACTTCTCCTGCACCTGCACCGGTTTCCCGAACTCAATTCGCTGGTCGCCCACCTGGGTCAAAAAACTCACGCTGCCCTTGCCGTCAATGTGCATGTGGGCCAGCTGCGCGTTCCAGAACTCGTCTTTTTCAATAAACTTCAACAACTCCAGATAGGGCAAACCCACCGAGTCTTGAAAGAAGGAGCCGGCGGGCTTTTTCAAGACCAATGAGGAGGTCACCGGCAGCACGTGGGCCGTGTACAGAGAAGAGAGGGGCAATTGGTTGCCTTCTTCATCTAGATACGCGTCTTTTTCAGTGCTTAGCAAGCGGGCAATGGGCCTGTTTTGCCGTATTGTGACGTTGATGTTCCCTGCCAAATCCCGGGAGACCTCGGCTTCTTTCACAAATTTATGCGATTTAATCCGCATTTCCAGTCCCTTGAGGTCAATCTCTCCCTTTTTCATTCCGGTGAGTGGTTGCTTCCCATTTCTGGTGAGCAAGGCCATCACTTCTGAATCACTAAGAAAGTAATTGTTATACTCATTATCAATTTTAATATTGACTTTTTCGCATATTTTTTCGGCCTGCCGGGTACCTGAAAACCCAGCCAGAAAAACAAAGCTCGCGGCGCAAAAAACTACGAAAAGCAGGGCTTTTACCTTCCTATTCCAATACATGGTTCTGCTCCTCCATAAATGCTTTTATCTCAGGAACAAGCGTGTCAATGTCTCCTGCCCCCACCGTGGCCAACACGGCAAAATCCAACTCTTTTGCTAACGCAGCTAGCACTTCTTCTTTTTTTAGCAAACGCTTGTTTGCCAAGGGTAACTTGTCAAACAGCAGCTTGGCATTCACGCCTTCAATGGGCAACTCACGGGCTGGGTAAATATCCAGCAGCCAGACCTCATCTGCCAAACTCAAACTGGTGGCAAAGCCTTCTAAAAAATCACGGGTACGGGTAAACAAATGCGGCTGAAAGACAACACGAAGCTTTTTCTTTGGATACAGCGCCCTCACGGAAGTCAAAAAAGCCTCAATCTCACGCGGATGGTGCGCATAATCATCTAAATATACCCTTTTTCCGTCAGTCCACACCTTTTCAAACCGCCTTTTTACGCCCGTATAAACCGCAAGTCCGTTAGCAATTTCCTGGGCACTCACACCCGCCAGTGACACGGCCTGCACCGCGGCCAGGGCATTCTCTACATTATGGAAACCGGGTACCTGCAAAGCGGTCTCTGGGAGTTGGAAGTTCCAGCCTTGGGCAAAAAATTTCATACTTCCATCGGCTATTTTTATCTCGCCTGCCGCTAGCTCCTCACCTTCAAGACCATACCTGATAATCTTCACGGAAGGGTGAACGGCCTCTGCTATGCTCTGGTCAGCAGTATGGTTCAAGATCAGAAAACCATTGGGTTTAATCTGGCTCACAAACTGCCGGAATGACTCTACTAAGGCCTCCTTTTCGCCATAGATGTCCAGGTGGTCTGGGTCTGTGGAGGTGACAATGGCAATGTCTGGGTGCAAGGTCAGGAACGAACGGTCATATTCATCGGCTTCCACCACGGCCAGGGCCCGGTCTTCGTCTTTGGCTGGCAGCAACAAATTAGAACCCAAATCTGTGGAAATGCCACCCAGAAACGCCGACGTGGAGACACCTGCGTGGTGCAACAAATGCGCCACCATGGTAGAGGTAGTGGTTTTACCATGCGTGCCCGCCACCGCAATCAAATACTGGTCAGCGGTGAGCAAGCCCAACACCTGCGAGCGCTTCATGATGGTAAAACCTTGTTGCTCTAAATATTGCCGCTGTGTGTGGGTTTTGGGAACGGCGGGCGTCAATACCACCAGCGTTTTTGCCTTCATTTCCAGAAATGAGCCCGGAATCAGGTTTACGTCATCTTCGAAATGAATCTGGGCACCTTCTTCCTGCAATTTCTGGGTGAGCGGCGTAGGCGTCTTGTCATAACCCGCCACGGCAAAGCCTTTGGCCAGAAACCAGCGGGCGATGGCGCTCATGCCAATGCCGCCAATGCCTAAAAAGTAGATATTCTCAAATTGCCGCAGGTTCATTTTATTAGTTTAAAAAGTTCCTGCACAATGGTTTCGGTGGCGAAAGGCCGCGCCAGCAACGCGATGTTGCGGCTCAACTCTGCTTGTTTTTCTTTATTTTGGGCTAAAGCGAAAGCGCTGCTCCACAATTTGTCTGCTTCTGCGTCTTTCACCAATACGGCCGCTTCTTTATTTACCAAAGCCATGGCGTTTTTGGTTTGATGGTCCTCCGCCACGTTAGGCGAAGGCACCAGAATAGACGGCTTCTGCGCCAGACACAGTTCTGAAATTGACAAAGCCCCCGCACGGGAAATCACCACATCTGCCGCCGCGTAGGCCAAATCCATGCGTTTGATGAAGTCAGAAGCCTTGATTTGGTCTGTAGGAAAATGCTGCACCGTCGCTTCTGCCGTGGAGATAAACGTCTTGCCCGTTTGCCAAATCAAGTTGTAGCCTTTCTGCTGGATTTCTGCCAGGGCAGCCTCTGTGGCTTGGTTCAAGGTGCGGGCGCCCAAACTTCCGCCTATTACCAGAAATGTAGTTCTGGCAGGGTTCAACTCGAAGTAAGCCATGGCTTCTTCGCGTTTCCCCTTTAGTTCAGTAATGTCACGGCGTACGGGATTGCCGGTGTGAATCAGTTTTTCCTTCGGGAAGTACTTCTCCATGCCGTCATAGGCCACACAAATCTTTTCTACCTTGTTAGCCAACAACTTATTGGTGATACCGGCGTGCCCGTTCTGTTCCTGAATCAAGGAAGGAATTCCCATTTTGGTAGCCGCATACAACAACGGACCGCTGGCGTAACCGCCCACGCCTACCACCGCATCGGGTTTAAAGTCTTTGATGATTTTATACGCTTTCCGGACGCTGGAAATGACTTTTAGCGGAAAAGAAAGATTGTCTAAAGTCAGTCTTCGTTGCAAACCACTAATCCAGAGACCAATGATTTTATAGCCTGCTTCGGGCACACGTGTCATTTCCATGCGGCCTTCGGCGCCCACAAACAGAATTTCAGCCGTTGGGTGCAACCGCTTAATCTCATTGGCGATGGCCACCGCCGGATAGATGTGCCCGCCGGTGCCGCCCCCACTAATAATGAATCTGTAGGTTTTCTCAGGCATGGCTCAAGGCTGGTTTGTTCACGGCCCCAATTGCCTGCTGGCGCGCCTCATATTCGCTTCGGCTCACACTCAGGATAATGCCAATGGAAATACCGGTGAAAATAAGCGAGGTTCCGCCCATACTCAATAGCGGCAACGGCAAACCGGTAATCGGACCCAAGCCCACGGCCACGCCCATGTTCACCATTGCCTGAATGACAAGACTAAAACTCAGGCCCGCCGACAGCAATCCCCCGAAGGCGCCCAAACTGTTGGTCACCGCCACCATGCCGCGGTAGAGAAAGGCCAGGTAGAGCATCAACACGGTGGCCCCTCCTATTAACCCGTATTCCTCAATAATGATGGCGTAAATAAAGTCTGAATACGGGTGCGGCAACACATTGCGTTGGTCTGAATTACCCGGCCCTTTGCCCACAATTCCGCCCGTGGCAATGGCGATGTAGGATTGCTCCAGTTGGAAAACAGTTTCCTCAGAATCAAGGAAATTCTCAATCCTGGAGATAGCCGTCTGCATCCGCTGCCCTATGGTCAAAGCAATGGTCCCGAAGATGGCCCCGACTATAATCATGGTGAAAATGGGTTTCATGGGCACCCGTCCGATGAACATCAGCAGAATACAGGTCATGAAAAGCAAAAAGCCCGTGGAGATATTACTCATGGCAATCAAGCCGCAAATCAAGCCACTCCAGAGAAACAACGGAATCAAGGTTTGTTTGTGCGCGATGTTCATCTGGCGCTTGCTCAGTATGCTGGCCAAATAAGAAATCAAGGCCAGCTTGGCCAAATCTGAGGGCTGAAACGTCTGGTTGATGATGGGAATAGTGAGCCAGCGCGACGCCTCGTTAATGTTAGAGCCTTTCAAATAAGTGTAAATCAGCAAGGGTACCGAAAACATTAGCGCCACTTGGCTCATCTTGGCGTAATAGCGGTAGTTGACTTTATGCGCCAGCCACACAAAGGCCAAACCAATGAAAATCAGTGCCGAGTGCTTGAACAGGTAATATTCCGTGTTCCCCGACATCATTTTGTAGGCGAGCGTGCCCGTGGCCGAGTACACCACCGCAATACTGATCAACCCGAAAGTGAGCACAATACCCCACAGAATAGGGTCGCCTTTAAGGTTCTCGCGGAGCCAATCTTTCGCTGCTGTCATCATACCCGAGTGTTTTTTAGCGCGGCCACTGCTTCTGCAAACGCGCGGCCCCGGTGTTCATAATTGTTGAATAAATCAAAACTTGCGCAAGCCGGCGAGAGCAACACCACATCGCCTTTCTCAGCGAAATCAAAAGCTAGCTTTACTGCCTCCTTCACATCCTGCGTTTCTACCGTTTTCGGGCTCATTTCTGAAAATGAAGCCAAAATCTTGCTGTTATCTAGGCCCAGGCAGACAATGGCTTTCACTTTGTCCTGCACCAAAGGCAGCAGCGTGGAATAATCATTGCCTTTGTCTTTGCCGCCCACTACCCACACAATAGGTTCTTTGATGCCGTCCAGCGCGTACCAAACGGCTTCCACATTGGTGGCTTTGGAATCATTGATAAAGCGCACGCCGTCAATCTCGCCTACCGGCTGTAATCTATGCTCCGCGTTCTGGAAAGTGGCAAGTGCGGTTTCTATTTGCTCTGGTGAAATACCGACCAGCAAGGCGCCGCCCACGGCAGCCATGGTATTGTATTGGTTGTGCTGGCCAATCAAATTAGAACCCGTTGTGTCCAGTTTTGTCTTCATTTCACAAACAGAGGCCAAAATCGACTTCTCTTCAAAATTGATGGCTAATGTTTCTGACTCTTTCAGGCCGAAAGGAACCGGTTTGCCCGGCACCTGGTGGGTTGCCAGATATTTTTGAATCTCCGCGTCATCCAGGTTGAAGAGGAAGAAATCTTCGGAAGTCATGTTCTGCGTGATTCTAAACTTGGCCGCAGCATAGCTTTCCATTTGGTAGTTGTAGCGGTCCAGATGGTCTGGCGTGATGTTGAGCAAAATGCTTATGTGCGCCTTGAACGCATACATGTTGTCCAGCTGAAAACTGCTTAGTTCCACCACGTAGTAGTCGTAACCGCCTTCCAATACTTTGCCGGCCAGACTTTCGCCCACATTACCGGCCAGAGCCACTTTCAAACCCGCGCTTTTCAGCAGGTGGTAGGTAAGCAGCGTGGTGGTGGTTTTGCCATTGGTACCCGTGATGCAGATGAACTTTCCTCCAGCATACCGCCCCGCGAACTCAATCTCAGAAATCACCGGAATTCCTTTTTCCAACGCCCCTTGAATCACAGCCACAGAATCTGGAATGCCCGGGCTCTTGATAATTTCCGCAACTGCGTAGATTTGTTCCAGCGTGTGCGTTCCTTCCTCAAAAGGAATCTTGGCTTGCTGCAACTGGATTTTGTATTTCTCAGAAATTTCGCCTCGGTCAGACACGAACACATCATAACCTTTGGCCTGCGCCAGCAAGGCCGCGCCAACGCCGCTTTCCCCCGCTCCTAGTATGGCTATTTGTTTGTTCATTTTTTGTTCAAGCGTTCTGTGCAGTGTAATTTATTCTGAAACTGAATTTCCATTTTTGGCTTCATTTCTGAAAATGAGCCCCAAAACGGAAAATCTTCCTACCTCAATTTCAAAGTCACCAAAGTCAAAATGGCCAGCATGATGCCCACGGTCCAGAAGCGGGTGACAATCTTAGATTCATGGTAACCTAGTTTCTGGTAGTGATGGTGCAGCGGTGACATCTTGAAAATTCGTCGGCCTTCGCCGTATTTGCGTTTGGTGTATTTGAAGTAGCTCACCTGAATCATAACCGATAGGTTTTCCACTAAAAAGATGCCGCAGAGAATTGGGATTAGGAGCTCTTTTCTCAAAATGAGCGCCAAAACGGCAATGATGCCGCCAATGGAAAGGGAACCGGTGTCACCCATGAACACTTGCGCCGGGTACGAGTTGTACCACAAAAAACCCACGCAGGCGCCCACAAAGGCGGTACAGAAAATCACCAACTCGCCGGTGTTGGGAATGTACATGATGTCAAAGTAATCGGCGAAGATGGCGTTACCAGACACCCAGGCAAACACCGCCAAGGTAGTACCAATAATAGCTGAAGTCCCAGCGGCTAGGCCGTCAATGCCGTCGGTGATGTTGGCGCCGTTTGATACGGCCGTGATGATGATAATCACCAACGGGATGTACAGGAAGCGGGCGTAAGAGCCCAAAACGGGACTCGCAAAGCTGAAGAAATGGTGGTAATCCAGTTCGTTGTTTTTGGTGAACGGCACGGTGGTAATCATCTTGCGAACGTCTTCAAAGGAACCACCCACGTCAATGGCCGAGATACCTTTTTCTGTGAGGTATTGGCGTACCACCACGTCTTCGTTGAAAAACAACACCACGCCTACAATCAACCCCAAACCCACCTGCCCAATGATTTTGAACTTGCCGGCCAGACCTTCTTTGTTCTTCTTGAAGACTTTAATATAATCATCCAGAAACCCGATGGCGCCCAGCCACAGCGTAGACACCAGCATTAAAATAATATAGATATTGCTCAGTCGTGCCAGCAGAAGCGTAGGCAGCACAATGGCCAACAGAATGATTAGACCGCCCATGGTTGGCGTGCCTTTCTTCTCCATCTGGCCTTCCAGACCCAAGTCTCTGATGGATTCGCCTACTTGTTTGCGATGCAGCATTCTTATCAAGCGTCCGCCGAAAATCATGGCAATCAAGAGAGATAGCAGCGCCGCCAAGCCAGCCCTGAACGAAATGTATTGGAATACACCCGCGCCCAGCACGTCAAATTCTTGGTCTAAGTATCTAAAAAGGTAATACAGCATCTTATAATGTTTAGGATGTAGGCATTTTCTGCCTTGCCTTCCCTGCTATCCGTCGGTTATTTCTGGAGGAGCGCGAAGGCTTCCTGTAGAATCAATTTATCGTCAAACGGCGACCGCTCGCCTTTCACTTCCTGGTAGGTTTCATGTCCCTTGCCCGCCACCAGAATAATATCATCAGGTTCGGCCAGCATGACGGCGGTTTTAATGGCTTCGCGGCGGTCAATCACCGAAAGCGCTTTTTTCAAATCCACTTGTTTCACGCCTACCTGCATCTGGTTCAAAATCTCCTGCGGGTCTTCATCCCTAGGGTTGTCTGAGGTCAGAATCACGCGGTCGCTTAAACGAGCCGCGATGTCGGCCATGACCGGGCGCTTGGCCGCATCACGGTTGCCGCCGCAGCCTACCACGGTAATCACCTTCTGTTCTGGTTTCCTGATTTGCTGAATGGTTTGCAGCACGTTCTCCAGCGCGTCTGGCGTGTGGGCGTAATCTACAATGGCCGTAATCTGGTCCTCGGGCGACACCACATAGTCAAACCGTCCGGCTGCCGATGATAAATCTGATAAGCTGGCCAAAACTTCGGGAGAATCTTCTCCCAGCAAAATGGCCGCGCCATACACCGCCATTAAATTATAAGCATTGAACGTCCCGATTAACCTGAACCAGACCTCCTGCCCTTCCAGCTCCAGCTGCAAACCCTGAATGGAATTGTCTATCAGCTTGGCTTTGAAATCGGCTTCCTTGCGCAGCGCGTAGGTGTATTTGCTGGCTTTGGTGTTCTGCAACATAACCATGGCGCGCTTGTCATCGGAGTTTACCAACGCAAACGCTTTTCTAGAAAGGAAATCGAAGAATAGTTTCTTGGCCTTAATGTACTCGTCAAAGGTGCCGTGGTAATCCAGGTGGTCATGCGAAATATTGGTAAAAACCGCCCCAGTAAATTCCACCCCGGTCACGCGGTGCTGCACCAGGGCGTGCGAACTCACTTCCATGAAGGCGTGCGTACAACCAGCTTTCACCATTTGGGCCAGCAAGCCCTGCAACGTGATGGCGTCGGGCGTGGTGTGCGTGGCCGGAATAACGGTTTCATTGATTTGGTTTTGTACCGTGGAGAGCAAACCGGCATTGTAGCCCAGCTCGCGGTACAGTTTGTGCAGCAAGGTCACGCAGGTGGTTTTGCCGTTGGTGCCGGTGACGCCCACCAGCTTAAGTTTTCTAGACGGATAGTCATAAAACGCCGCGGCCATGTGGCCCATGGCCGCGGCGGCGTCTGGCACCACCACCACCGTTACTCCGGCTGGGGCGTTTTTGGGCTCTGTTTCGCAAATGACCGCCGAAACGCCCTGCGCCATGGCGGCTTCTATGAAATCATGCCCATCGCGGAGCGTGCCTTTGATGGCGAAAAACGCCACGCCCGGCCCCGCCTGGCGAGAATCCATGGTTAACGCAGAAAGCTCGGGGTTAGAAGGCCCGAGCAATTGCGTTGGCTGGAGGGCCTGCAGCAGGTTTTGTAGTTGTGCCATTTTTTCCAAGGGTAAGGGTAATGATTGCGCCTTTCTGAACAGGTTCGCCGGGCGTAAGACTCTGGCTTTGCACTCTGCCTAGCCCCACAATGCGTACGCGCAGGCCGTGGTTTCCTAAGAGATACAGGGCGTCTTTCAAGGTCATGTCCGTCACGTCGGGCACTTTGCCCATCTTCACGGGAACCGGTTTCAAGGCCACCGAGTGTTTTTGCGTGTCTACCCTAATCCAGTCTTCCTCGGGGTTGATGGGGTGGGCGCTGATGCCCAGTTTGTCACAGAGTAATTTGATTTCCTCCTGGCTTCCGGCGTGGAGCGTGGGCAGTTTAGGCTGAACGCCGGCTGGTTTGCGCGCCATGGGTTTATGGATGGCTAGATCCTGGGCATAAGCCTTATCTGCCAATTCTCTGAACACCGGCGCGGCCACATCACCGCCGTACTGTGCACCTTTCTGCGGATTGTCAATAATCACAATGCAGCTGTACTTGGGCTTGTCAGCCGGGAAATACCCCACAAACGAGGTGGAATATTTACGGGTGTACTGGCCGTTTATTACTTTACGGGCAGTACCGGTTTTGCCGGCCACTTTGTAGTCTTCGCTGCGCACGTTCTTGCCAGTTCCGTTCTCTACCACACCTTCCATCATGGCCCTTAGTTGCGCCAAGGTTTCGTCTGAACAGATTTTTGGGTTCAGAACCTTGGTCTCAAACTGTTCCAGCACGTTGTCTGCGCGCTTGATGCTCTTCACAATCATGGGCTGCACTTTCACGCCGTTGTTGGCCACCGCATTGTAAAAGGCCAAAGTCTGCAGCGGCGAAAGCTTTAATTCATAGCCAATGGCCATGGTGGACAAAGACGGACGGCTCCAGCTGCGGTCTTTCGGCGATTTGATGTACGGAATGGCCTCGCCGTTCATCTGGAAACCAAGCGGCTGGTGCAACCCGAACTTGTGCAGGTAGTCTACATATTTCTGCGGCTGGCTTTCAAAGGTTTTCTGAATCAGCTTGGCCACGCCCACGTTAGACGATTTCTCAAACACTTGCTGCAGCGTGATTTTGCCGTAGCCATGCGTGTCTGTTTTCACTGCGCCGCCAATGCGTTCTGACCCGTAGCCGGTTTCCACGGTGTCGGTGAGTTTCATGTCGGTTTCCTCCAAGAGGGCCATCATAGACGCCAGTTTGAACGTAGAACCGGGCTCCGTGCGGCCTTGGTTACCCACCGCGTAGTTATAGTCTTCCTCGTAATACCCCGGGCCGGCCTTGCCTAGATTGGCGATTGCTTTAATCCGGCCGGTGCTTACCTCCATCAGAATCACACAACCGTGAGCGGCGTCATTGATGGTGAGCACGCGGCGCAGCGCACTTTCGGCTACGTCCTGCAGGTTGATGTCAATGGTGGTTTGAATGTCGAAGCCCGGCATGGGTTTCACCTCGGTTCCGTCATTGATGGGCTTGTTGCCACCGGCCATGCGTTCAAACAGAGCTTCGCCATCTTTGCCGGCCAAATGGCGGTTAAAGCTAAACTCCAGACCGGCGCCTTTGCGGTCTTCGTTGATGAAGCCAATGGTGCGCTTGGCCAAGGACCCGAACGGCAGGAACCGACGGTCAATCTTCTCAAATATCACCCCGCCTTTGTTTTTCCCGGCCCTGAAAATCGGCCATTTGGCCATCAGTTTTTTGTCCTGGTAATTAATCAGGCGACCGTTGATACGCACGTATTTTCGGTTCTTGGCGCGGGCGCCCTTGATTTTTCGCTTGTAATACTCCGGAGATTGGTCCCCGAAAAACCGCGACAGCATCATGCCCAAGGAGTCAATGCCTTTGTTGAAGACTTCGTCTTTGGGAATGGATGGGTCAAAGGCCACGCGGTAAAAGGGCAATGACGTAGCCATGATACGCTCGTCATCTGAGTAGATGTTGCCGCGCGTGGCGTAAATGGGCTGGTAATGGAACCGCTTCTCGTTGGCAATTTCGCGCCAGCGGTCCCCGTCCTTGAACTGAATGTAGGCCACCTTGTACATAATGGCGAACGCGAACAGGCAGATAGCCAAAAAGGCCAACCGTACGCGCGTAACGATGGACCTCTTAATATTCATTTTTACCTACAATTACTTGAATGGGCGGCGAAGAACTTTCTACCAAACCGCTGGGCGCCACGTTGCGAGCAACCTCGCTCTGCTTGCT
This region of Rufibacter sp. LB8 genomic DNA includes:
- a CDS encoding UDP-N-acetylmuramoyl-L-alanyl-D-glutamate--2,6-diaminopimelate ligase produces the protein MAQLQNLLQALQPTQLLGPSNPELSALTMDSRQAGPGVAFFAIKGTLRDGHDFIEAAMAQGVSAVICETEPKNAPAGVTVVVVPDAAAAMGHMAAAFYDYPSRKLKLVGVTGTNGKTTCVTLLHKLYRELGYNAGLLSTVQNQINETVIPATHTTPDAITLQGLLAQMVKAGCTHAFMEVSSHALVQHRVTGVEFTGAVFTNISHDHLDYHGTFDEYIKAKKLFFDFLSRKAFALVNSDDKRAMVMLQNTKASKYTYALRKEADFKAKLIDNSIQGLQLELEGQEVWFRLIGTFNAYNLMAVYGAAILLGEDSPEVLASLSDLSSAAGRFDYVVSPEDQITAIVDYAHTPDALENVLQTIQQIRKPEQKVITVVGCGGNRDAAKRPVMADIAARLSDRVILTSDNPRDEDPQEILNQMQVGVKQVDLKKALSVIDRREAIKTAVMLAEPDDIILVAGKGHETYQEVKGERSPFDDKLILQEAFALLQK
- a CDS encoding penicillin-binding protein encodes the protein MNIKRSIVTRVRLAFLAICLFAFAIMYKVAYIQFKDGDRWREIANEKRFHYQPIYATRGNIYSDDERIMATSLPFYRVAFDPSIPKDEVFNKGIDSLGMMLSRFFGDQSPEYYKRKIKGARAKNRKYVRINGRLINYQDKKLMAKWPIFRAGKNKGGVIFEKIDRRFLPFGSLAKRTIGFINEDRKGAGLEFSFNRHLAGKDGEALFERMAGGNKPINDGTEVKPMPGFDIQTTIDINLQDVAESALRRVLTINDAAHGCVILMEVSTGRIKAIANLGKAGPGYYEEDYNYAVGNQGRTEPGSTFKLASMMALLEETDMKLTDTVETGYGSERIGGAVKTDTHGYGKITLQQVFEKSSNVGVAKLIQKTFESQPQKYVDYLHKFGLHQPLGFQMNGEAIPYIKSPKDRSWSRPSLSTMAIGYELKLSPLQTLAFYNAVANNGVKVQPMIVKSIKRADNVLEQFETKVLNPKICSDETLAQLRAMMEGVVENGTGKNVRSEDYKVAGKTGTARKVINGQYTRKYSTSFVGYFPADKPKYSCIVIIDNPQKGAQYGGDVAAPVFRELADKAYAQDLAIHKPMARKPAGVQPKLPTLHAGSQEEIKLLCDKLGISAHPINPEEDWIRVDTQKHSVALKPVPVKMGKVPDVTDMTLKDALYLLGNHGLRVRIVGLGRVQSQSLTPGEPVQKGAIITLTLGKNGTTTKPAAGPPANAIARAF